The following are encoded together in the candidate division WOR-3 bacterium genome:
- a CDS encoding sulfite exporter TauE/SafE family protein produces the protein MSARIILQALALGFSAGSFCLGFCLPVALPILFGTKTSGVRTSAVRLITFLSGRLCAYLLIGIIAGSLGATLTHSLFLRIRLLPLLYILLALLLIIYGITEINPLARLAPCRFIQPAINSIWFLFPLGFLAGISPCPPFLLAITRVIDIAGIINGILFFLFFFLATSLYLLPLLLAGFLTRFSLIRIAARILAILTGLYFLFLALRIV, from the coding sequence ATGAGCGCAAGGATAATCCTGCAGGCGCTTGCGCTCGGCTTTTCTGCTGGTAGCTTCTGTCTCGGTTTCTGCCTGCCGGTTGCCCTGCCTATACTGTTCGGCACAAAAACCTCAGGGGTGCGCACCTCTGCCGTTCGGCTCATCACATTTCTTTCTGGTCGCCTTTGTGCCTATCTCCTGATTGGCATCATCGCCGGCAGCCTTGGTGCCACCCTTACCCACTCCCTTTTCCTGCGCATCCGGCTATTACCCCTGCTTTACATCCTCCTTGCCCTCTTACTCATCATCTATGGCATTACTGAAATCAACCCCCTTGCCCGTCTTGCACCCTGCCGCTTTATCCAGCCCGCTATCAACTCAATCTGGTTCCTGTTTCCTTTAGGCTTTCTTGCCGGTATCAGCCCCTGCCCGCCCTTTCTCTTGGCAATTACCCGCGTCATTGACATCGCCGGCATCATTAACGGCATTCTTTTCTTTCTTTTCTTCTTTCTCGCCACCTCGCTTTACCTTTTACCTCTCCTCCTTGCCGGCTTTCTCACCCGCTTTTCCCTTATCCGCATCGCTGCCCGCATC
- a CDS encoding iron-sulfur cluster assembly protein, with translation MPEKESRVLRTILLVILIIAGAALTILPHWLRTGRRSFKPITLEAPGRFFPYPSLPDSADILFRLTTVIDPDLNLSIVELGLVETLAVDTSAQVRVVLGLTTPYCPYTKELAQAVLDTVVNTPGVKRAQVKIDPHLTRPLR, from the coding sequence ATGCCAGAAAAGGAGAGCCGGGTGCTGCGAACCATTTTGCTTGTCATTCTCATTATTGCTGGGGCGGCTTTAACCATCTTGCCGCACTGGTTGCGGACCGGCAGGCGCTCATTTAAACCAATTACCCTTGAGGCGCCGGGCAGGTTTTTCCCCTACCCTTCCTTACCGGATTCGGCTGACATCCTTTTCCGGCTCACCACCGTCATCGACCCGGACCTAAACCTAAGCATTGTTGAACTTGGGCTGGTTGAGACCCTTGCTGTTGACACATCCGCGCAGGTGCGCGTTGTCCTCGGTCTGACAACGCCCTACTGCCCCTATACCAAAGAGCTGGCACAGGCGGTCCTTGACACCGTTGTTAACACCCCGGGCGTAAAAAGGGCGCAGGTCAAAATTGACCCCCACCTTACCCGCCCGCTGCGATGA